One Pyrus communis chromosome 4, drPyrComm1.1, whole genome shotgun sequence genomic region harbors:
- the LOC137731549 gene encoding cysteine-tryptophan domain-containing zinc finger protein 3-like, protein MEVNNTELEEGEAPCYYKDDDEENLEPDNDLSYIDERIQNALGHFMKDFEAGNSVETLGAKYGGYGTFLPSHERSPSILSHPKTPQINYSTSRSPKCLTEGDPQNLKAFSNAHPNVRPVTANSAHLSHNSRVLPGDISVKRNLCLPPTQVAERCSVKDETSNRQGNPTDQRTLKVRIKMNPDNTAQKNVAIYSDLGLGSPSLSLENSPEESRAMKPPSHVIVDNSSTNIIQVMTSFPVPGDALISPLHDSLLCLVRKRKLYQQKQVPSSKGHQEHSSLSVMDSVSTLGNSKVSKETRIKASRKGESPVALKLENGIKNNTKIIMKKKSETGSREDKELVLNDLKAMPLSNSVFVGNCLKVIGKTPEASREANENEVKGKLSSSELVKEEPLELISDQGGVKNEKQSSRYGSVEKVWEQKDIPVDLRDDVKCKDYKISASKDDSDVSKCKEEEDLHKHNVGKEGTSCEQAKTNVRGKRPKLSSEGKAKSKENQSKEKSPSISTKERLEFEMGVAPKDKLSGGHGVPQSDIKIQKSKSQNGEVRDNQRVSVGDKRLEQRDKMDLAERPAADIDVKLRACLDKPREKWSGKKSDNQLLSKDVPVPCQQTKENGLASELVPAAAAPVIIEEHWVCCDSCQKWRLLPLGTKPEQLPEKWLCSMLNWLPGMNLCDISEEETTKALQTLYQMPSSEGINKLQTHANGTASAVPAVDVLHLDQNLSSHTMSNQGKKKHGLKELPNASNGSGLLNSTKNHLQVAVKSISSNDINQPPLESNVIKKSSSRHTSKLQNLKIEKTIPKQKEKQTSEDNARAVRLKNKEEDDQHIFGTSKKLKRGDMWHADKNTNSNVDIGMVCVGSSTGLLTQARGQDVKYNDLCHSEGTKDVAKDKLQVSAKKLKDKIQVSLHGGALDVRTGSRDGSMKKRKMREWQDTQNNVETFQNFGHEGKLYTKEESSESGYRKEKRSRILKSNGKESSTGNGDDRPNIKIRATNIVISGTKINSIHVVEKDRSIVKDQQPKKHSKKNASQQTFIGVNSLGRDSGSGHVSLAATSSSSKVSGSHKTRVNFEEVKGSPVESVSSSPLRTSNADRLTSARGDALGKDDSAYGGFPLTNNGDANIFSSVGYEDGDANGELNVTAKPSSEVWNSHLLSGNNDGLENGQCLNNQYGMNHSHDDDRQNKDHTGDPVCVQKSGKGSCLQSKDIVRSGTSNLDRNRMKVSNPVNDCSKKGQRYESEIEPNYVHGKGNNVRHDLPEKCSTKWVKLKDENYHISRGDNAGHGSSDSGVETQPKRKDYDASAVKFSSMQRPNRKSALQQNLIQKHEDGQMQHESRNGKSQLFLHCRGERKEETPSLCSPPIAGSEREVVFQGLPVDITVNGDMTKSLKQAGTAANKNGVNCNLVRLMPDQQRALDVSAPSPVRNSSAQTATNTLKEAKRLRDYADYLKNSGFDFESSEAYFQAALNFLQGAVLLESCSSENGKHGDMTTLQVYSTTAKLCELCAHEYENRKEVASAALAYKCMEVAYMRVVYCKHSSTNRDRNELQATLNMAAQGESPSSSASDLDNLNNHVAAARNRSSFVRLLDFTQDVNFAMEASRKSQNAFAAACATLADAHKNDCIYYIRRVIDFSFQDLEELIHLVKLAMEAISRSKFGGARD, encoded by the exons ATGGAGGTGAATAATACTGAGCTTGAAGAAGGCGAGGCTCCTTGCTATTACAAGGATGATGACGAGGAAAACCTTGAACCGGACAACGATCTCTCTTACATT gATGAGAGAATTCAGAATGCTTTGGGCCATTTCATGAAGGATTTTGAGGCTGGTAATTCTGTTGAGACTTTGG GGGCAAAATATGGTGGGTATGGCACTTTTTTACCTTCTCATGAAAGGTCTCCATCGATTTTGTCTCATCCAAAGACCCCGCAGATAAACTACAGCACATCAAGATCTCCTAAATGTTTAACAGAG GGTGACCCTCAGAATCTGAAAGCTTTTTcaaatgcacacccaaatgtgAGGCCTGTAACTGCTAACAGTGCTCATTTGTCACATAATTCAAGGGTCCTCCCTGGAGACATTTCAGTTAAACGGAATTTGTGCTTGCCTCCCACTCAAGTAGCTGAGAGGTGTTCTGTGAAAGATGAAACCTCAAACAGACAGGGGAATCCAACTGATCAAAGGACACTGAAGGTTCGAATCAAAATGAACCCTGATAACACGGCTCAGAAGAATGTAGCAATATATAGTGATCTTGGACTTGGCTCTCCATCTTTATCTTTGGAGAACAGCCCTGAGGAAAGTAGGGCAATGAAACCTCCATCTCACGTGATTGTGGATAACTCTTCCACTAACATTATTCAG GTTATGACTTCCTTTCCTGTTCCTGGAGATGCATTGATATCACCACTTCATGACAGTTTGCTTTGCTTAGTAAGAAAGAGAAAGCTTTATCAACAAAAACAAGTACCTTCATCAAAGGGTCATCAAGAGCATTCTTCTTTGTCTGTGATGGACTCTGTTTCCACACTGGGCAACAGCAAAGTGTCGAAGGAGACGAGAATTAAAGCATCCAGGAAGGGTGAAAGTCCGGTAGCGTTGAAGCTTGAGAATGGTATCAAGAATAACACGAAAATTATTATGAAAAAGAAATCAGAAACTGGGAGCCGAGAAGACAAGGAGCTTGTGCTCAATGACTTGAAAGCCATGCCTTTGTCCAATTCCGTATTTGTTGGTAATTGTTTGAAAGTGATTGGTAAGACACCTGAAGCTTCTAGGGAGGCGAATGAGAATGAGGTGAAAGGAAAATTATCTTCCTCTGAATTAGTGAAGGAAGAGCCATTGGAGTTGATATCTGATCAGGGTGGTGTCAAGAATGAGAAGCAGAGTTCTAGGTATGGTTCAGTGGAAAAGGTCTGGGAACAGAAGGATATTCCAGTTGATCTCAGGGATGATGTCAAGTGCAAGGATTACAAGATTTCAGCCTCAAAAGATGATTCTGATGTATCCAAatgcaaggaagaggaagactTGCACAAACACAATGTTGGTAAGGAAGGTACATCATGTGAACAAGCAAAAACTAATGTGCGTGGCAAGAGGCCAAAGCTATCTTCTGAGGGCAAGGCTAagtcaaaggaaaatcaaagcAAGGAAAAGTCACCTAGTATTTCAACAAAGGAACGCCTGGAGTTTGAAATGGGTGTGGCTCCAAAAGATAAATTGAGTGGAGGTCATGGTGTTCCTCAATCTGATATAAAAATTCAGAAGTCAAAGTCGCAAAATGGTGAGGTCAGAGATAATCAAAGAGTCTCAGTGGGGGACAAAAGATTGGAACAAAGGGATAAAATGGATCTAGCAGAAAGACCTGCTGCTGATATTGATGTAAAACTGAGGGCATGTTTGGATAAACCAAGGGAAAAATGGAGTGGCAAAAAGTCCGATAATCAGTTACTGTCAAAAGATGTTCCCGTTCCGTGCCAACAAACAAAGGAAAATGGACTTGCTTCGGAGCTTGTACCCGCGGCTGCAGCTCCTGTAATTATAGAAGAACATTGGGTGTGCTGTGATAGTTGTCAGAAGTGGCGGCTTCTACCCTTAGGCACTAAGCCGGAGCAACTTCCTGAGAAGTGGTTGTGTAGCATGCTTAATTGGCT gccTGGGATGAATCTATGCGACATCAGTGAGGAGGAAACAACCAAAGCACTCCAAACATTATACCAGATGCCATCTTCAGAAGGAATAAATAAGCTGCAAACTCATGCTAATGGAACAGCATCTGCAGTACCTGCAGTTGATGTCCTACATCTTGATCAGAACCTCAGTTCTCATACCATGTCTAatcaagggaagaagaaacaTGGTTTAAAGGAATTACCAAATGCAAGTAATGGAAGTGGTCTCTTGAACTCTACAAAGAACCACCTGCAAGTAGCTGTGAAAAGTATAAGCTCAAATGACATAAACCAGCCTCCTTTAGAATCAAATGTGATAAAGAAATCTAGTTCTCGACATACGAGCAAGCtgcaaaacttgaaaattgaaaaaaccatACCTAAGCAGAAGGAGAAGCAAACAAGTGAAG ATAATGCCAGGGCAGTAAGATTGAAAAACAAGGAGGAGGATGATCAGCATATATTTGGAACTTCTAAGAAACTGAAGAGAGGAGATATGTGGCATGCTGATAAGAATACAAATTCTAATGTTGACATTGGGATGGTTTGTGTCGGTTCAAGTACTGGTTTGCTAACCCAGGCACGTGGTCAGGACGTTAAATACAATGACCTCTGTCATTCTGAAGGCACTAAGGATGTAGCCAAGGACAAATTACAAGTTTCTGCAAAGAAATTGAAAGACAAAATTCAGGTCTCATTGCATGGTGGGGCTTTGGATGTGAGAACAGGCAGTAGAGATGGTtccatgaagaaaagaaagatgagagaatGGCAGGATACTCAGAATAATGTGGagacatttcaaaattttgggcATGAAGGGAAGTTATATACCAAGGAGGAAAGTAGTGAAAGTGGATATCGGAAGGAGAAGAGGTCCAGGATTTTGAAGTCTAATGGTAAAGAGTCCAGTACTGGTAATGGAGATGATAGACCAAATATAAAAATCAGAGCGACCAATATTGTTATTTCAGGCAcaaaaattaattcaattcaTGTTGTGGAAAAGGATAGGAGTATTGTAAAAGACCAGCAACCCAAGAAACATAGTAAAAAGAATGCATCTCAACAAACATTCATTGGTGTAAATTCATTGGGAAGGGATTCGGGATCCGGGCATGTTTCTTTGGCTGCCACTTCAAGCTCTTCAAAGGTTTCAGGTTCCCATAAAACTAGAGTTAACTTTGAAGAAGTAAAAGGCTCACCTGTGGAATCAGTTTCTTCATCTCCTTTGAGGACCTCCAATGCAGACAGGCTTACTTCAGCAAGGGGAGATGCTCTAGGGAAAGATGATTCTGCTTATGGTGGTTTCCCTTTAACAAATAATGGAGATGCCAATATATTTTCATCAGTAGGCTACGAGGATGGAGATGCCAATGGTGAACTCAATGTCACTGCCAAACCTTCTTCTGAAGTTTGGAATAGCCATTTGCTCAGTGGTAATAATGATGGTTTGGAAAATGGTCAGTGCCTCAATAATCAGTATGGCATGAATCATTCTCATGATGATGACAGACAGAACAAGGACCACACTGGAGATCCTGTTTGTGTGCAAAAATCTGGCAAGGGTTCCTGTTTGCAGTCTAAGGACATTGTTAGAAGTGGCACTTCTAATTTGGATAGGAACAGGATGAAGGTTTCTAATCCAGTGAATGATTGCTCGAAGAAGGGTCAAAGATATGAGTCTGAGATTGAACCCAATTATGTTCATGGAAAAGGGAATAATGTTAGACACGATCTTCCTGAAAAGTGTAGCACTAAGTGGGTCAAGCTCAAGGATGAAAACTATCATATTAGTAGGGGGGATAATGCAGGACATGGGTCAAGTGACAGTGGAGTGGAAACTCAACCAAAACGAAAGGACTATGATGCATCAGCTGTGAAGTTTAGTTCTATGCAGAGGCCTAATAGGAAGAGTgcactgcaacagaacctgattCAGAAACATGAGGATGGTCAGATGCAACATGAGTCAAGAAATGGGAAATCACAATTGTTTTTACATTGCCGAGGTGAAAGGAAAGAAGAAACACCATCTCTTTGTTCCCCACCTATTGCAGGGTCTGAGAGAGAAGTAGTGTTTCAAGGGCTTCCAGTCGATATCACTGTCAATGGTGATATGACAAAGTCACTAAAGCAGGCTGGGACTGCTGCTAACAAGAATGGAGTTAATTGCAATTTGGTACGTCTCATGCCTGATCAACAAAGAGCATTAGATGTTAGTGCGCCAAGTCCTGTGAGAAACTCCTCTGCCCAGACTGCTACTAATACCTTGAAAGAGGCCAAGAGGCTTAGAGACTATGCTGATTATCTTAAG AACTCTGGGTTTGATTTTGAAAGTAGTGAGGCTTACTTCCAAGCTGCCCTGAACTTTCTCCAAGGAGCCGTGCTTTTAGAAAGTTGCAGTAGTGAGAATGGCAAACATGGAGATATGACTACGTTGCAAGTGTACAGTACTACAGCTAAACTTTGCGA ATTATGTGCCCATGAATATGAAAACCGCAAAGAAGTAGCTTCTGCTGCCTTGGCCTATAAATGCATGGAGGTGGCATACATGAGGGTGGTTTACTGTAAACATTCTAGTACAAACAGGGATCGGAATGAGTTGCAAGCTACTCTCAATATGGCTGCTCAAG GTGAGTCTCCATCATCTTCTGCATCAGATTTAGATAACTTGAACAACCATGTTGCTGCTGCTCGTAACCGCTCTAGTTTTGTCAGGCTGCTTGACTTT ACACAGGATGTAAATTTTGCAATGGAAGCCTCAAGGAAATCCCAGAATGCTTTTGCAGCTGCTTGCGCGACACTGGCTGATGCACATAAGAATGATTGTATTTATTATATTAGGAGGGTCATTGATTTCAGCTTCCAAGATTTAGAGGAGCTCATCCATCTGGTGAAGCTTGCAATGGAGGCCATAAGTCGATCCAAATTTGGTGGTGCTAGAGATTAA